ACGAGAACGCACGAGTCGGTCGCACGGGCGAAGACGCCGACGTAGGCCGACCCGGCGAAGGCGAGACGTTGCAAGTTTAGTCAGCGACCTCGGCTTCGACGACGGCTTCACCCTCTTCGTCGAAGCGGGCTGCGCGAACGCGCAGCTTTCGCGGCGGGTTCGAGCGGCCGTTCGACCAGACTTCCTCGTTGATCGAGGGATCGAGTCGGATGGCCTCCTCGTCGACTGCGAAGTGTTTCGCGAGGTGTTCGCGGACCAGTCGCATCGCGTAGTCGGCGGCCTCGTGGTTGGCTCCCTTCTTGACATCGCGCAGCGGAACGGTGACGACGCGTTCCTCGAAATCACTTGCACTCATCGTTACTCGTCAGTGTCGTTACGCCGCCAGTTGCGTCGCTTGGGGTTGCGCTGGACTTCCATGTCAGTCTTCATCATGACCCAGGCCGGCACGCGGCTGTTCTGGTTCTCGAGTTTGGCAAGTCGCTTCTTCTTGCCCTTCGATTTCTTACCCATAGTAGCCGGACGTAGCCCGTGCTGGCTTAAATCTTGTCCATCTTGCAGGGGCAGCGGGCCGGAACGGCGACCGATCGCGACAAATCTCCGGCGTGATCGCGATCGAATCGTCCACGAGAGGGGTATCAGGAGTCGAACCGCCACTCGAGAAAGCGCGTCACTCCCTCGCACGTGGTGTCGCTGAGTTCGGTCGTGTAGGTCCAGTTTTCGATGCCGTCAGTGCCGTCGTGGCGGGAGAAACGGCTCTTCTCACAGCAGCCGGTACCGTGAAATCGGGTCCCGCCGCCGATCCGGTCAGGACCGGCGTAGGCCGTCGCGATCGGCGAGATCTCCAGCGTGTTTTCGCCCGTCCGAACGGCCGTCCCGAGTTCGTGATCGCAGTACGCCTCCCCGATCGATTCGACGATATCGTGCGGGAGAAACGTGTGGATCGTCTCGTGGATCGCCATGTTCCGCGTCACCGCCCGCGAGTCCCAGACCTCCGTCGCGCCAACATTGGCGACTGTCTGTGCGTCACCGCTGCCGCCGTCATCGGTCTCGCCGGTAACCGAGTTCGGTGCCAGCGTCCCGCCGTAGCCGACGCGGTAATTCAGGGGCGACCAGCGCAACAGGACGTGGCAGGTCCGACCGGTGAGCGCGGTCCGCTTTCGCAACTGTTCGCGAAATCGACCGAGGAGAGCCTCGAGCGACGGGAGCACTGCGTCGGCCGAAAGCGGCGTCGCCGAGGGCGGAAATCGAATCGGAGCACCGCGTTCGACGCGGACCTCGAGGGCCTCGAGCCGGGAGCGCTCGCGGGCGTAGGCAAGCACCTGCTCGAACGCGCCCTCGATGGCCGCCGACGCATCGCGGAGGGGTGTCGGCCAGTCGCGTCGCAGTTCGCCGAGCCCGTACCGAAGCCGGGCTTGAAACGGAACGGCACCGGGATAGACCCGGACGTGAACGGGCGCGTCGGGGCCACGGTCGGCTGCCATCGTGGTCTTCGATGCGCCACTCGAGGAGGCGAGTGCTGCACCGCCAAGTGCTGCGAGCGCCTCGCGGCGAGTGACGCGCCACCGGCCGCTCGTGTGGTCTGACGGCTGATCGTCGAGCCCGGATACCATCGTCTCGCGTTCGATACGGGGGACCGTCCCTTGAGACCTAGTTCTGTATTTCCTGACTATATCCGGATGAGATGGTCTAATCGCTTGTTTCGAGGACAGCTGTTTCGGACGTACTCGAGGCACGTCACTCGAGCGGGAACGACTCGACCGTCGAGTAAACTGGTCCCGCGTCCGTGAGGGTGCTCTCGGTCAGGCGAACCGCCTCGACGCGGGTTTCGCCGACGGTCGGGTCGCGTTCCCGAACGAGGTTCTGGACCAGTTCCTTTCCGCCAGCATGTTCCATCCGCGCGAGCGTGACGTGCGGGGTAAAGTCGTGATCCTCGGCGTCGAACCCCATCGCAGTCGTGCGGTCCTCAATCGCTTCGTGAAGACGGGTGAGTTCCTCGCCGCCCGCCTCGACGCCCAGCCAGACGACGCTGATGTAGTCGAGGTTCGGGAAGACTCCCAATCCGCCGTAGCGGACCGTGAAGGGGTCGACATCGGCGTCGTCGACCGCGGCTGACAGTTCCCGCTCGAGGGTAGGCAGTCGGTCCTCGTCGACGTCATCAGAATCGCTTTGCGGTTCTGATTGGCTCGAAAGAGCAAAGCTCTTTCGAACGTCACCGAGGAACTTCATCGTGATGTGAGCCTGTTCCGGATCCGTGACGTTGAGCCCGCTCGCCTCGGCGAGTTCGTCTTGCAGGTCGGCGACCGGCTCGGTGAGGTCGTCGGGGAGGTCGACGCTGACGAACAGTCGCATAGTCGAATCCTCGCGGGCGGCGTACTCAATACTGACGGGGGATAGGGGCAGTTCCAGCACCGACCGGTGCCCGTCTCGAGGGGTTCGTGGTTAGGGACACCGGTTATCTGGATTGGACTCTCAA
This genomic stretch from Natrinema sp. SYSU A 869 harbors:
- the thpR gene encoding RNA 2',3'-cyclic phosphodiesterase, translated to MRLFVSVDLPDDLTEPVADLQDELAEASGLNVTDPEQAHITMKFLGDVRKSFALSSQSEPQSDSDDVDEDRLPTLERELSAAVDDADVDPFTVRYGGLGVFPNLDYISVVWLGVEAGGEELTRLHEAIEDRTTAMGFDAEDHDFTPHVTLARMEHAGGKELVQNLVRERDPTVGETRVEAVRLTESTLTDAGPVYSTVESFPLE
- a CDS encoding 50S ribosomal protein L31e; this encodes MSASDFEERVVTVPLRDVKKGANHEAADYAMRLVREHLAKHFAVDEEAIRLDPSINEEVWSNGRSNPPRKLRVRAARFDEEGEAVVEAEVAD
- a CDS encoding 50S ribosomal protein L39e, whose product is MGKKSKGKKKRLAKLENQNSRVPAWVMMKTDMEVQRNPKRRNWRRNDTDE